Proteins co-encoded in one Aggregicoccus sp. 17bor-14 genomic window:
- a CDS encoding clostripain-related cysteine peptidase, with translation MALQGFGWRRAALALALLGALAGCSGDDKGTDNPDTGGGGPVVVGGGKTHPTTGESWTVLVYMVGDNNLEPFAFDDLAEMAQVGSSDKVKIAVQIDRAEGYDESGWGTLPNWTSTKRILVKPGAIQELSDLGELNMGSADTLSDFIRWGVKAYPADRYALVFWDHGGSWPGFGGDESTSQMDVLSIAELQRGLKDGMAAANLKQFSLIGFDACLMSTYEVALGLRPYGEYLVASEELEPGHGWDWRKLSVVKDNPKAGPLELAQALVTGFKAQAVEMKTDKSVTLAVTDLYALDDLKAAVDGLAKLYGSSNATAFGRAREKALAFGEMPDPRQSLNMVDLGDFAAKLAAEGGDSRFAQASSAVQAALAKAVKAHTAGSVTAASTGLSVYFPRSAAYFDASYNTLTDAPAWRDFLAAYHQGGASTAAVPAFAGVQSAMDADGLTVLGTLKDSASFNAITRATMYFGFQSGDQLVVLGDQPAQVVSNPAPGAVGQVWDLTYARLSGRAAGGTTAASGFVYMSVSMTQSEFVLTFPFVYQESSSAPQQFALRVVVVPASGTGGLQDTFYLQSEGGYGELHAPGGSTLQPLVQVLDTTTGAVDFAPSGDAFDATQAIALDFSSKLPSGNTAFGVVTAENYAGEGDSVYDSRVVP, from the coding sequence ATGGCACTGCAGGGATTCGGATGGCGCCGGGCGGCGCTCGCGCTGGCGCTGCTGGGCGCGCTCGCGGGCTGCTCGGGCGACGACAAGGGCACCGACAACCCGGACACGGGGGGAGGCGGGCCGGTCGTCGTCGGCGGCGGCAAGACGCACCCCACCACGGGCGAGAGCTGGACCGTGCTCGTCTACATGGTGGGCGACAACAACCTGGAGCCCTTCGCGTTCGACGACCTCGCGGAGATGGCCCAGGTGGGCAGCAGCGACAAGGTGAAGATCGCGGTGCAGATCGACCGCGCCGAGGGCTACGACGAGAGCGGCTGGGGCACGCTCCCCAACTGGACCAGCACCAAGCGCATCCTGGTGAAGCCGGGCGCCATCCAGGAGCTCTCGGACCTGGGCGAGCTGAACATGGGCAGTGCGGACACGCTCAGCGACTTCATCCGCTGGGGCGTGAAGGCCTACCCCGCGGACCGCTACGCCCTCGTGTTCTGGGACCACGGCGGCTCGTGGCCGGGCTTCGGCGGCGACGAGTCCACGAGCCAGATGGACGTGCTCAGCATCGCGGAGCTGCAGCGCGGGCTGAAGGACGGCATGGCGGCGGCGAACCTGAAGCAGTTCTCGCTCATCGGCTTCGACGCCTGCCTCATGTCCACCTACGAGGTGGCGCTCGGCCTGCGCCCCTACGGCGAGTACCTGGTGGCCTCCGAGGAGCTGGAGCCGGGGCACGGCTGGGACTGGCGCAAGCTCTCGGTGGTGAAGGACAACCCCAAAGCGGGCCCGCTGGAGCTCGCCCAGGCGCTGGTCACCGGCTTCAAGGCGCAGGCCGTGGAGATGAAGACGGACAAGAGCGTGACGCTCGCGGTGACGGACCTCTACGCGCTGGATGACCTGAAGGCCGCGGTGGACGGGCTCGCCAAGCTCTACGGCAGCAGCAACGCCACCGCCTTCGGCCGCGCGCGCGAGAAGGCGCTCGCGTTCGGCGAGATGCCGGACCCGCGCCAGTCGCTCAACATGGTGGACCTCGGCGACTTCGCCGCGAAGCTCGCGGCGGAAGGGGGCGACAGCCGCTTCGCCCAGGCGAGCAGCGCGGTGCAGGCCGCGCTCGCCAAGGCGGTCAAGGCCCACACCGCGGGCTCGGTGACGGCTGCCTCCACGGGCCTTTCGGTGTACTTCCCCAGGTCCGCCGCGTACTTCGACGCGAGCTACAACACCCTCACGGACGCGCCCGCGTGGCGCGACTTCCTCGCGGCCTACCACCAGGGCGGCGCGAGCACCGCCGCGGTGCCCGCCTTCGCGGGCGTGCAGAGCGCGATGGACGCGGACGGGCTCACGGTGCTCGGCACGCTGAAGGACAGCGCCTCGTTCAACGCCATCACCCGCGCGACGATGTACTTCGGCTTCCAGAGCGGGGACCAGCTGGTGGTGCTCGGCGACCAGCCCGCGCAGGTGGTCTCCAACCCCGCGCCCGGAGCGGTGGGGCAGGTCTGGGACCTGACCTACGCGCGCCTCTCGGGCCGCGCGGCCGGCGGCACCACCGCCGCGAGCGGCTTCGTGTACATGAGCGTGTCCATGACGCAGAGCGAGTTCGTGCTCACCTTCCCCTTCGTCTACCAGGAGAGCAGCAGCGCGCCGCAGCAGTTCGCGCTGCGCGTCGTCGTGGTGCCCGCGAGCGGGACGGGCGGCCTGCAGGACACCTTCTACCTGCAGAGCGAGGGCGGCTACGGTGAGCTGCACGCCCCCGGGGGCTCCACCCTGCAGCCCCTGGTGCAGGTGCTGGACACCACCACGGGCGCGGTCGACTTCGCACCCTCGGGCGACGCGTTCGACGCGACCCAGGCCATCGCCCTGGACTTCAGCTCGAAGCTGCCCAGCGGCAACACGGCCTTCGGCGTGGTGACGGCCGAGAACTACGCCGGCGAGGGCGACAGCGTCTACGACAGCCGGGTGGTCCCGTGA
- a CDS encoding cobalamin-binding protein, translating into MDARLEQLLSSAPRYPQRIVCMTEETTEILYRIGAEDRVVGVSGFTVRPPEARKKPRVSSFLDANFERILELAPDLVLGFSDLQADLGRELAKRGVPVYLFNQRSLAQILQTVRVVGALVGLPERSEQLAQELEGNLRRHAEAARALPRRPRIFFEEWHEPLISGIRWCSELVELVGGEDVCAETRSQQGAKGRIYAPEEVARRNPEGVIASWCGRKAKREKIRQRPGWAEVQAVKDDQLYEVKSSLILQPGPAALSDGVEQLARIVGAIARGERLPPPREGELRTA; encoded by the coding sequence ATGGACGCCCGCCTCGAGCAGCTGCTCTCCTCCGCACCGCGCTACCCCCAGCGCATCGTCTGCATGACCGAGGAGACCACCGAGATCCTCTACCGCATCGGGGCGGAGGACCGGGTGGTGGGGGTGAGCGGCTTCACGGTGCGCCCGCCCGAGGCGCGCAAGAAGCCGCGGGTGAGCTCCTTCCTGGATGCGAACTTCGAGCGCATCCTCGAGCTGGCGCCCGACCTGGTGCTGGGCTTCAGCGACCTGCAGGCGGACCTGGGCCGCGAGCTGGCCAAGCGCGGGGTGCCCGTCTACCTCTTCAACCAGCGCTCGCTCGCGCAGATCCTCCAGACCGTGCGGGTGGTGGGCGCGCTGGTGGGGCTGCCGGAGCGCAGCGAGCAGCTCGCGCAGGAGCTCGAGGGCAACCTGCGCCGCCATGCGGAGGCGGCCCGGGCGCTGCCGCGCCGCCCGCGCATCTTCTTCGAGGAGTGGCACGAGCCGCTCATCTCCGGCATCCGCTGGTGCTCGGAGCTGGTGGAGCTGGTGGGCGGCGAGGACGTGTGCGCCGAGACGCGCAGCCAGCAGGGCGCGAAGGGCCGCATCTACGCGCCCGAGGAGGTGGCGCGGCGCAACCCCGAGGGCGTCATCGCGAGCTGGTGCGGGCGCAAGGCGAAGCGCGAGAAGATCCGCCAGCGCCCCGGCTGGGCCGAGGTCCAGGCGGTGAAGGACGACCAGCTCTACGAGGTGAAGAGCAGCCTCATCCTGCAGCCGGGCCCCGCGGCGCTGAGCGACGGGGTGGAGCAGCTCGCGCGCATCGTGGGCGCCATCGCGCGCGGCGAGCGCCTCCCGCCTCCGCGCGAGGGAGAGCTGCGCACGGCCTGA